The genome window AAGATCAACCACTTGGAGAAGGTGAAGCCTTTTAAGTGTGGGTGGTGAAGAAAAATGGTAAGGATTCTTAATTTTCCAATGGACATGATCTTCTTGTTCAGCCAAATTAATATTGCGCTCATAGTGCTTATGTGCAATATGGGACCGATATCATCAAGAGCACAGCCACAGAACATGACTCTTCCACATGATGAGGGTAGGCTGCTGCTGCGGCTGCTGCTTTCTAAatgtagtttttgttttttgtttttaaataaataaattagaaggaaCATTTGATGGGATTTTTGCTTTATGCGGGTGTAATGGCAGTTGAAGCCCTTCGTGAAATAGCTGCACAACTGCATAAAAAGGACTGGAATTTCAGCGACCCGTGTAGCAATGTTCCAACTTTCTCAACCCCACATACAGATCAGTACAACAACACTCTCTTCTGCAATTGCTCCTTCCCTGGCAATGTGTGCCATGTCCAAAGCATGTATGCATATATTTTTGCCATTTGTATGCTTTAAATTCTTGCAGCACCGGTTCATTCATAAATTCATTttcctaattaaatatgatgGTTGCTGGTTACTGTTTGGAGTGATTAGTCAAGAATCAACCTTTGATTTTTTGGATCCTTGTTGTGCAGTTTTCTTATGGGGCAGGAACTGGATGGTGTGCTTCCACCAGCACTGGTGAAGCTACCTTACATTAAGCAACTGTATGAAGAGCAGAGATTTTCAATAACTGCTTTAGCTTTTACCATCTCAAATCTATTGGTTTTTATCCTAATTAATAGgactctttcttctttgctcATAGTAATCTGGACCAGAATTACCTTAGTGGTCCGATACCAAGCAAATGGACTTCTACGAAGTTGGAATTTCTGTAAGTGGCATCTACACTCATGTTTGAGGTTGTCAATTAGTAGTTTTCGTGCCAATGATTGAACTAATGGAATGTACATAGTGCAGGGCTCTCAGCGTGAACAAATTATCAGGACCAATCCCTAGCTATTTGGGAAACATAGTTACTCTCCAAGCTTTGTATGCTTTCGATCTTTCTCACTTGTTGTTTATCTCATTTACATTTACTTTTGTACcaattggtttggttgtgaACTTGAAGTGACTATCTTTCAGGGGCTTGGAAAGCAACTTATTTTCTGGAACCATTCCTCCGGAGCTGGGGAAGTTGATTAACATGGAGAGTCTGTCAgtgggatttttctttttccaatgtTCATAGTTTGAcattctttgattttcataaCCAAGTTGAACATAACTAGTGACAAGGTTTGACATGCCATGACTAATTAACTACAGCTATCTTCGCGCTAATAATCTCACTGGAGAGTTGCCTGTGTCTCTCACTAATATGacgaaattaaaaaaactgtaAGTGATTTTTACTGTATTTTACCTAATTAAGATGTTTCGAGTTCAGGTTCATGacattcctttttcttttcttttttttcttttgggtgggGTGGTTCAAAATATTCTGCAGTTGGATTGGCAGTAACAACTTCACTGGGAAAATACCGAACTATTTTCTTAGTTGGAAAGAGCTTGAGATGTTGTAAGAGATCTTTTCTAGCATGCATCTTATATCTCTGTCATCTTCAAGTATCTtcagttaaaatataaatccTTTTCAAATGTGTTGCTTACAGAGAGATGCAAGGGAGTGGTCTTGAAGGGCCCATACCTCCTAGCCTTTCTGCATTAACTAAACTGTCATACCTGTGAGTCTTGGCTTCTAAGTTCTCAATTATTTTAAGTTTCAGATTTTTTGCATTCTCTTTTGAGATATCATTGCTGAAGAGACTTGTATTCCTAATAGTTATTTGAAGTGATCTTTTGCAGATCGATTAGTGACTTAAGCGGTGAGAGTTCAGATTTTCCTAACTTGTCAAATATGAAAGACATGCAGACTTTGTGAGCCATCTTTATGGTTTTAGACTTTTAGTATCCTTTCTGATTAGAATAACCTACAAGTATAtaacatttattttcttatatggGTTGCTTCATATTGCAGGATGTTAAGGAGCTGCAATATAAGAGGAACAATCCCTGAATATATCTCTAATATGACAAGTCTGGAACTTTTGTAATACTTCTGTTTATTCATTCTCTGTACTTTTGCTTGAGCTTACATATATGTGAAAAGCTCAAAAGTGCTAAAATTGTTGAATGATTGTAGATCCAAATGTAAAATTTGGGAAAGCCTTACTACTATTACAATTTAATTACTATGTGgtggaaaacaaaatttggcCTCAGTATTTATCATTTGCTTTTTCAATTTACTGAAGTGtcatttgattaaaaaaaaaaaattctgtacTGTATTCCCAGCATCACGAGTACATAACTTCGGATTACCCCCAAACCTATTTCTTTTGCAGGGATCTTAGCTTCAACAGATTGAAAGGGAACATTCCAAATCTTGTGGATACACGGAGATTGGCCACAATGTAAGTCAAATTTATATGGGTAGCTATATAGCTCACATAATGTGTAACCTTAAGAAACATTgatacaaataattttttattcacatGTAAACATATTGCTCAATGATCAGATATCTGACAAGTAACTTGCTTACTGGGCTTCCGGAGTGGATCAAATATAGAGATAGTCGCTAGTATGTTTCTTCCTCCTAAATCTTACTTATTTATGGTTAGATTTCTGTTTATATCCATCATTTACTCAGATTACTCAGATTGTATGTATACCACTAGCACGCATGTAGTGTGCATACCTACAAGTTTATTGCAACCTTTCCTCATTAATTTGTGTCTGTGCTTCTGAGGCTTCAACAGATAAATGTCTATGATTAAGAATATAGTGACTTGGTAGACAGATTACAACGCTACACGAAAGATAAGGCGAATTACACAATGGATAAGGTTATGTATACAAGTACTTTTTGGCTGAAGGTTCGTGATTATAAGAAGGCTGGGGTATTGTATTGATGATGAGTGGTTAAGtccaaaattttctatctTGCTGGTGTCTTTGAAATGTTGAATAATTTCCTCTCTGTTCTGCGCAAATTCAGTCACTcatgtaacatcccacatcgaccaatggagagggggtgatgtgccttatatgtacatgcccgcctccatctagcacgaggccttttgagagctcactggcttcggagccATGGGAACTCAGAAGTTAATTCATGTTAcaaattttaccaaaatagtctgatattcttttttcttggaaTCTCTGTTAATAGAGAACTTTAAATTTGCATGCAGCATAATAGATCTTTCCTACAATAACTTTTCAGAGAACTCTGTCCCAACTACATGTCGAGACAACTTGTAAgattaaatctttttttcttctatatcttcttcttttcatttactTTGCTTGAGATTTACATATTTTGCGCTCTTTGGCTATCTAAATATGTGAAAGTAACTAGGTTGTTGTTTTCATCAGTAATGTGTTCAAAAGTTTTTCCTGGCAGAACAACTCGTAAGCTTCAAACTCAATGAGTTCCACAGGGAGTTTATTCATTTTTCCTCATTCATTGTTCGTAAGCTAATTATGctttttttgtatatatatcaatGTAGGATTCTTAGCCATTGCCTTAATCCATGTTCAAAAGGTAACTAAATCTGTCGTAGAATATCTCAAGTGTATGTTTCTGTTTTCACATACAATGTTGTTTTGAGTCCATTTGTCATCTACCTTTTGTATGCTGTTTTTTCTCTATAGAGCAGTATTCGGTGCATATAAATTGTGGTGGAAAACAAGCCACCATTGGAAGCATCAAATATGATGGTGATGAAGCTTCAGGAGGTGGAGCAAAGTTTTTTTATGACACAGGGAACTGGGGATTTAGTAGCACTGGTGATTTTGGGCTTAAGAATTATGACCAAGAGTATATAGCAAGAAATAGCTCCATACTCAATATGACAAACTCTGAATTGTACAGTACAGCCCGAATATCTCCTCTTTCTCTCACATATTATGCCCGTTGCTTAGCAAATGGAAATTACACTGTGAAACTACACTTTGCTGAAATAGTTTTCAGAAACAACAGGTCTTATTACGGCGTTGGAAGACGAATTTTTGATGTTTATATCCAGGTAGTCATCCTTTTATGTTCACCATAAATGAGATGAAGCATAAATAACAATTCTCCATGttacttaatttttattttttaagcatTTGGATAAACTGAACtattctccatattttctctaAAATCTCAACCACCTATCAACATAGGCTTCCTTCCTCCAATGTTCTTAACAATTTTCTTAATCACTCCCTTTCGCTCTTAGTTTTTAACTTGAATGATTAAGCATAGTAATTATTACAGGAAAAACTGGTATTGAAGGATTTTAATATTCAAAAAGAAGCACAAGGAGTTGATAAGGAAGTGATAAAGGTATTTAAAGCAGTTGTCAATGTTATGACTTTAGAGATCCGCTTTCATTGGGCTGGGAAAGGGACAACTAATGCTCCGAAAAGAGGAATATATGGTTCTCTTATATCTGCTATCTCGGTGGAGTCTGGTAGGTAATTTAAGTAGTaagttttctctttattttgacTGCCATCTTGTTCATCACTGTCCTTGGCTCTGCTTTCACTTCTAGATTTCAAACCGCCTGATGATAGCAAAAAGAAGATATTCATTGTGGTTGGAGCTGTTTCAGTGTTGTGTCTTATTTTCATGACTATTGGCATTCTTTGGTTGAGATGCTGCTTCGGAGGCAGAGCATCTACTAGGGAACAAGGTACTATGAATACCGtgcaaaaaaggaaataagacTTGGCAATTTGAGTTATGTCATGTCCATATGGAAATCTGCAAGAATAAATGTTTCTTGTAGTTGCTTGATTTTTCAGTGTTATTCTTTTCCAATGTTGTCTGATAAGCCAAAGGCCCTCAAATTCTCAGTGAAAATCAGTTCAATATGCTAACCTCTTGTCACATGAACAGATCTGAGAGGATTAGATCTGCAAACTGGTTTCTTTAGattcaaacaaatcaaagctGCCACCAACAACTTTGATGCTGCAAACAAGCTTGGGGAAGGTGGCTTTGGAGCTGTTTACAAGGTATTCTACAACTCCTTTTTGTTTCCCCTAAATATGCAAGCActtctccttttgtttttctttgacttTGGTCTATGACACTAAAAAGCGTTGTGTATGAGCAACATTTCTCAAATGTATTCTATTTCAAATTGCAGGGAGAACTATTAGACGGTACTATTATTGCAGTTAAGCAACTTTCTTCAAAATCGAAGCAAGgaaattgtgaatttgttaATGAAATAGGCATGATTTCTGCCTTAAAACACCCAAATCTTGTTAGATTGTACGGATGCTGCATTGAAGGAAACCAGTTACTGTTGGTATATGAGTACATGGAGAACAATAGCCTTGCACATTCTTTGTTTGGTAAGCTGGAAAACTTAAATTGGATGGTAAACATGTTATACGTTCAATACTAGTTTGatgaatgaattttatttgtgaGGTTATGTTTGAATTCAGGTCAAGAGAAAGGTATACTGAAACTGGACTGGCATACAAGGCAGAAAATATGCGTCGGCATTGCAAGAGGTCTGGCTTTCATGCATGAGGAGTCCACACTGAAAATTGTTCATAGAGACATCAAAAGTACCAATATACTGCTTGACAGGGACCTGAACCCTAAAATCTCCGACTTTGGTTTGGCCAAGCTGAATGAAGAGGAGAAAAGTCATATTAGCACCAGAGTAGCTGGAACTATGTGAGAAACCttcccttctctttctctttccttcaTTGTGGAACCCTAATTGATTTTTGTCTTCCAAATCTTGATTACTTAGTTTGTTTGTATTTGATCACACAATGATCAAACACTCTTCCCATTTGTTTTTCAGAGGATACATGGCACCAGAATATGCATTATGGGGCCATTTAACTGATAAAGTAGATGTTTACAGCTTCGGGGTTGTTGCACTGGACTTGTATCTGGCAAAAACAACATCAAATATCGGCCAAACGAGAATTATGTCTGCCTTCTTGATTGGGTAAGATCTTACTGCATTTTGTTTAGTACATGAGTTAGTAGGAACTGTTTTCCATTTGACATATTCGTCATCCAGCTTTGTGTTACCCTACACTTTTTGATCAGGAAAATGTTACCCTACACTTTTTGATCAGGAAAATGAACTTTTTTATGTTGCAAGTTGCAAATGACGTTCTactttcaatttctcttcaGTACACTGACATCAAAATGTTCTAaacaatatacatatatatataacaacaaTCAAGAAAGTTTATTTTTCCATCTGTTTCCTTTTGGATGTCGCAGGCGTTTGTTTTGCAACAGAAAGGAAATCTGATGGAGCTGGTGGATCCAAAGTTGGGGTCTGAGTTCAACAAGGAAGAGGCAATGAGAATGATTAAGGTACGTAGCTCTACTCTGCACTAATCCATCACCAGCGCTAAGACCTACAATGTCTGCAGTGGTGAGCATGCTTGAGGGCCGAGCCATTGTTCATGAACTGAACATAAATCCGAGTATTTATGGTGATGAAATGAGGTTTAAGTCCTTACGAGATTAGTCTAATCTGAGTGTTCCAACAGAGTTGGTGTGAGACTCAAAGCCTCATTTATTTATCGGATGCACGAGGGACGACCTCTTCCTTATCGTCTGTCCAGGATTTCTATACAATAAATTTTGATTCTCAATAGTCAAATCATCAGATTCGTACTCAAAATCAGATATCCAAAATTAGAACTACGTACATGGCCTTTGCATTCCATTATTTGTACCactattaattatattaaaatttgtgGTTGGATATGATTTGATGGGGGTTTCATTCATGCACATCAAACagaatattaaaacaaagcaaaatatCAATGTGTAAAATTTCCTTTATTGCATTAAGTAGGCATATGAAAGAAGATTTACACTTTGATTGATGTCATGAAGTACAAGCTATGATCAACTAACAATAGTGGGTGCATTTATGTGAGATTGTATAATTTAcatatcaaaaaattaaaaacagtTGCTTTTTGAAGGGTCTGATGCCATAATGCTTAGTAGCCCAGGAATATTGGTGGAGGTGGAGATGAGTATTGGGAGCCGAAATTTGGTGGCAAAACAAAGTCATCTACTGGAGGGGGTGATAAGACAACGGGAGGAGGAGGTGACAGAGAAGGAGAAGGTGGTGGAGGGGAGTTTTCTAGAGGGGGTGGAGACTGggtgggtggtggtggtgattggACTGGAGGTGGCGGTGAGTAGAtcggtggtggtggtgttggagAGTTGACTGGGGGTGGTGGAGAGTGAActggaggtggaggagattGTACTGGTGGTGGGGGCGAGTTGACTGGTGGTGGGGGCGAGTGgactggtggtggtggagaatGAACTGGTGGTGGAGGTGAATGAATTGGTTGAGGAGGCGAGTGAACTGGGGGTGGAGACCGGGGTGGTGGAGAAAGAATCGGTGGTGGAGGAAGGACCGGGGAGGTGGAGACGATCGCGCTGGGGTGAGTTGACTGGGGCGGAGAAGGGACTGGGGCAGGAGAGTGGATCGGTGGCGGGGGCGACCGACCGGTGGCGGGAGAGTGGACTCAGGTGGTGGAGGAGAGTGGACCGGGGGAGGGATATTTGGACTGGCGTATGGGGTGAGTTGACCGGGGTGGAGAGAGAATCGGGGTGGAGATTGGACCGGGCGGTAGGGTGAAAGGACCGGGGTGGAGGAGAAAGGGACCGGGGGTGGTGGCATGAACTGGGCGAAGCCGACCGGTGGTGGAGGAAAGCTGGACCTGGGGAGTGATTGGATCGGCAGGCGAGTTGTTCGGGGTGGAGAGGATCGGGGAGGTGGAGAGTGGActggtggtggaggagagttgattggtggtggaggagagtGGATTGAGGGAGGTGGAGATTGGactggaggtggaggtggaggtgagTGGACTGGTGGAGGGGGTGAGTTGACTGGTGGTGGTGGAAAGTGGACCAATGGAGGAGGCGAGTGGACTGGTGGTGGAGACGAGTAgattggtggtggtggtgagtaAATTGGGGGTGGAGGAGAGTGAACTGGAACAATAGGACTTTGCCCTGTGGGTGAAGCCGGCAGTGAAGGTGGTGAGTGGGGGATAGTGGGACTTTGCCCTATGGGTGCTGGCGATGGTGATGTTGCTATGGGTGGTGGTGGAAGGGAGTTGATTGGGGGTGGCAGTGAGTTAGGTCGAATTGGAGCAATGGGACTTTGCCCTATAGGTGCTGGCGATGATGGTGTTATTACGGGTGGTGGAGGAGAGTGGACAGGTGGTGGGGGTGAGTTGATTGGGGGTGGTGGTGAGTCGGGGCTAATTGGAACAATGGGACTTTGTCGTGTGGGTGCGGGCGATGGCGATGTTGCTACGGGTGGTGGAGGAGAGTGGACAAGTGGTGGGGGTGAGTTGACCGGGGGTAGTGGTGAGTCGGGTTGAATTGGAACAATGGGACTCTGTTGTGTGGGTGTGGGCGATGGCTGTGTTGCTACGGGTGGTGGAGGAGAGTGAATTGGTGGTGAGTGAGGGCGAACCGGAACAATAGGACTTTGCCTTGTTGGTGTGGGTGGGGGTGGTGATGGTGCTACAACTACTTGAGGAGGGCTAGCAACTGGTTCTGGAGTCTCTGGAACTGGCTCCGGAGATAGCTCTGGTTTAGGTAGTTGTGGCTCTAGTGTGGGAGTTTCTTCTTGGGGCGGTTGTTCTTGGGGTGGTTCCTCTTTGGGAGGATGTTGTTTGGGTGGCTCCTCCTTGGGTGCAGGAGAAGAAGGTTTTGAAGGTCCTGGTTCACCTCCGCACTTTGCCCTGCCACAATCCACTGGCTTGTTCACCACAACTTGACATTGTTTTGCTGACTTCTGCTTAGGCCTATCTGGTAAGCAGTTGCTTGTGTCATCAAATAGTGTGTCCATCCGAGAAGATGGAACACATTCTTGATCCTCGCCGTTGAAGTAGTTGTAGGAAAACGTAAAATTTCCCAAGCTAGGTAACTTGCAGAGACTCTCGGGAACAAACCCAGTTAGCATGTTGTGTGCAATGTTCAACTCCTCCACCTTCTCAAGGCCTATGAAAGTCTTGGATAGGAGCCCACTCAATGTGTTTGAACTAACATCAAACACAGTCACATTTGAGAGGTACCCAATTTCAGGAGGCAAACACCCAGCAAACTTGTTGTGGGAGAAGATGGCCTCATTTAAATTGTTTACCATTTTTCCAATGCTATTAGGGATGCAGCCCTCGAGATGATTGTTTGCGACCACAAGAACAGAGATGGGGGAGTTGCCAAGAGTGTCAGGGATGGTGGATGTGAACCTGTTGTTGTTCAAGAACAGGGCATCCAATTCCTTGTTGAAGAGCTCAGGAGGCAATTTCCCCTCAAAGTCATTGAACCTGAGGTCAAGGTACTTGAGGTTTGGAATTTGCAGGACCACCTCTGGGAACGATCCCACAAAGCGATTGTTGCTAACGTCGAGCTCGTGGAGAAGAGTTAGCCTAGCAAAGCTCTTAGGGATGATACCACAGAACCTGTTCGTGTTGATGTGGAACATGGCAATGTCACTCAACATGCCTAATTCAACAGGAAGGTACCCTGCAATGTCTGCATGGTTGATGTCAATGCCAGCCACAACCTCTAACTGTGGGTCATCAAGAGCCGGGGCACAAAATACTCCAGTGTAAGCACAAACATTAGCACCAACCCAGTTCTCAGTAGTTTTAAGAGGGTCTGAGTATATGGCCTTTTTCCAAGCTTGAAGTGCAACGTATGCACTTCTAAGCCTGGGATGTGGAAACTttaagttcaactcaacttcatATTCATGGTCGTCGCGCAGGTCATAGCTTGCCTGAAAATGTAGGAGCTGGCGACGGGCAATGAAGGACGCTTCAGCATCAGTTAGagcagaagagaaagatgagaaggaggagaagagaaaaaagaaaactagaaAATAGGCAGCCTTCATTGTTTGGGTTATTAGGCCCAAGGCTGATGAGGAGAAGAGGGGGAGCAAGGGAGATTATATTGAGAGGAAGGGTCTGTTTGGTTGGTTTATTTGAGAGGCTGTGCAAGAATTTCTCTGCATGATTTGCAAATTTGAGTTGTGTGCCTCTCTGGCTCTTTAAAATTAGGCAACGCATATTTAGTTGGTTTGTTGTACAGTACGTTAAGGAAGGCACTTCTTATTAACTAATCCATCTCACCAACACCAAGACCAACAATATATGTCTGCTTAAAGGCAATTAGAATATTTAAAGTATACCTCTAATTCCATCACCAGCACTAAGCCTTGTTTATGAATTAAATCCTCAACTGCATTCATTTGATTCAttcatgtttttctttatataaaaaaataagattaaatGCAAATTTGTTCATTATTTTAAACCAAGGTGTAGCATACTAGCATTAACCCTCCATCCAAATTGTGACATGTACTAATCAAGTTCCCTTCATaaataatacaatattatGCTCCTGCACTAAGTTTTTATTCTTCTAATAGaatcatttttcaatttttatcctcaaacctattttttctaattttaaaaattcatgtAGTTTGTTTATTAATGTACAAATCACATGAATAATTTAGATTTGATGGGTTTGTATTTTTGGGTCCAAAAGGAAAAGTAAAACTTTTAAGTAAATCTACTTTTGTTTACACAGTAGTTAACCTAATATAGAACAAAATTATGTAAAAAGAGAcaaactagagagagagagagagagagagagagagagggcctCGTCTTCTTCACTGTTCGCTTTGATTTTCTGTCAAAATACCGAGAAGAtaacttttttctctttaaacaaataaacactCGCTCTTTTTACTGCCGAATTACCCAGAAGCAGAAGAAAACGTACTCACCCGTCTCTTCGAACAAACACCTAAGAGTAACACTCTTTACTTGTTGCCCAAACTCAGAGGagttttttctcttcaaactGAAACACAGACTGTTGACGTGAGTCttctaattaatcaaggagatttactttcttgattaattaaggaatttactttcctatttttatataagtgataaatcattgtacaattaggagatatttttctaattctttactatatctaattccttgtaaaaCCCTTATGTAAACtcatatatatacctccttatggagaagaataaaacaaaaaaaacttaatacattcaa of Prunus dulcis chromosome 4, ALMONDv2, whole genome shotgun sequence contains these proteins:
- the LOC117624221 gene encoding pollen-specific leucine-rich repeat extensin-like protein 3 gives rise to the protein MKAAYFLVFFFLFSSFSSFSSALTDAEASFIARRQLLHFQASYDLRDDHEYEVELNLKFPHPRLRSAYVALQAWKKAIYSDPLKTTENWVGANVCAYTGVFCAPALDDPQLEVVAGIDINHADIAGYLPVELGMLSDIAMFHINTNRFCGIIPKSFARLTLLHELDVSNNRFVGSFPEVVLQIPNLKYLDLRFNDFEGKLPPELFNKELDALFLNNNRFTSTIPDTLGNSPISVLVVANNHLEGCIPNSIGKMVNNLNEAIFSHNKFAGCLPPEIGYLSNVTVFDVSSNTLSGLLSKTFIGLEKVEELNIAHNMLTGFVPESLCKLPSLGNFTFSYNYFNGEDQECVPSSRMDTLFDDTSNCLPDRPKQKSAKQCQVVVNKPVDCGRAKCGGEPGPSKPSSPAPKEEPPKQHPPKEEPPQEQPPQEETPTLEPQLPKPELSPEPVPETPEPVASPPQVVVAPSPPPPTPTRQSPIVPVRPHSPPIHSPPPPVATQPSPTPTQQSPIVPIQPDSPLPPVNSPPPLVHSPPPPVATSPSPAPTRQSPIVPISPDSPPPPINSPPPPVHSPPPPVITPSSPAPIGQSPIAPIRPNSLPPPINSLPPPPIATSPSPAPIGQSPTIPHSPPSLPASPTGQSPIVPVHSPPPPIYSPPPPIYSSPPPVHSPPPLVHFPPPPVNSPPPPVHSPPPPPPVQSPPPSIHSPPPPINSPPPPVHSPPPRSSPPRTTRLPIQSLPRSSFPPPPVGFAQFMPPPPVPFSSTPVLSPYRPVQSPPRFSLHPGQLTPYASPNIPPPVHSPPPPESTLPPPVGRPRHRSTLLPQSLLRPSQLTPARSSPPPRSFLHHRFFLHHPGLHPQFTRLLNQFIHLHHQFILHHHQSTRPHHQSTRPHHQYNLLHLQFTLHHPQSTLQHHHHRSTHRHLQSNHHHHPPSLHPL